The proteins below are encoded in one region of Canis lupus familiaris isolate Mischka breed German Shepherd chromosome 21, alternate assembly UU_Cfam_GSD_1.0, whole genome shotgun sequence:
- the TMEM86A gene encoding lysoplasmalogenase-like protein TMEM86A isoform X3, with protein MVSPVTVVKSEGPKLVPFFKATCVYFVLWLPSTSPSWVSALIKCLPIFCLWLFLLAHGLGFLLAHPSATRIFVGLVFSALGDAFLIWQDQGYFVHGLLMFAVTHMLYASAFGMRPLALRTGLVMAVLSCLAYALLYPCLSDAFTYLVGVYVALIGFMGWRAMAGLRLVGAAWRWTELAAGSGAVLFIISDLTIALNKFCFLVPYSRALIMSTYYAAQMLIALSAVESREPMEDYRLSKAN; from the exons atggtGTCCCCGGTCACTGTG GTGAAGAGTGAGGGACCCAAGCTGGTGCCCTTCTTCAAGGCCACCTGCGTGTATTTTGTGCTCTGGCTGCCTTCGACCAGCCCATCGTGGGTCAGCGCCCTCATCAAGTGCCTGCCCAtcttctgcctctggctcttcCTTCTGGCCCATGGCCTAGGATTCCTGCTGGCCCACCCCAGTGCCACCCGCATCTTTGTGGGGCTCGTCTTCTCCGCTCTAGGTGATGCCTTCCTCATCTGGCAGGACCAGGGCTACTTTGTGCATG GTCTGCTGATGTTTGCCGTGACCCACATGCTCTACGCCTCGGCCTTTGGCATGCGGCCACTGGCTCTACGGACAGGTCTGGTGATGGCAGTGCTGTCCTGCCTGGCCTATGCTCTCCTCTACCCGTGCCTCTCAGATGCCTTCACTTATCTGGTGGGGGTCTATGTGGCCCTGATCGGCTTCATGGGCTGGCGGGCTATGGCAGGACTGCGGCTGGTCGGGGCAGCCTGGCGCTGGACTGAGCTGGCAGCAGGCAGTGGTGCGGTGCTCTTTATCATCTCAGACCTGACCATCGCCCTCAACAAGTTCTGCTTCCTCGTGCCCTACTCCCGGGCGCTCATCATGTCCACCTACTACGCTGCCCAGATGCTCATCGCCCTGTCAGCTGTTGAAAGCCGGGAGCCAATGGAAGACTACAGACTGAGCAAGGCCAACTGA
- the TMEM86A gene encoding lysoplasmalogenase-like protein TMEM86A isoform X1: MGEISVGRDLVIFSPCPHPWRSKGRLGSWTHHLPLPSLPHHGLSRPQVKSEGPKLVPFFKATCVYFVLWLPSTSPSWVSALIKCLPIFCLWLFLLAHGLGFLLAHPSATRIFVGLVFSALGDAFLIWQDQGYFVHGLLMFAVTHMLYASAFGMRPLALRTGLVMAVLSCLAYALLYPCLSDAFTYLVGVYVALIGFMGWRAMAGLRLVGAAWRWTELAAGSGAVLFIISDLTIALNKFCFLVPYSRALIMSTYYAAQMLIALSAVESREPMEDYRLSKAN; the protein is encoded by the exons ATGGGGGAGATCTCCGTAGGAAGGGACTTAGTcatcttctctccctgccctcacccctggCGGAGCAAGGGCAGGCTGGGATCCTGGACCCACCATCTGCCTCTTCCCAGCCTCCCTCATCACGGTCTGAGCCGCCCTCAG GTGAAGAGTGAGGGACCCAAGCTGGTGCCCTTCTTCAAGGCCACCTGCGTGTATTTTGTGCTCTGGCTGCCTTCGACCAGCCCATCGTGGGTCAGCGCCCTCATCAAGTGCCTGCCCAtcttctgcctctggctcttcCTTCTGGCCCATGGCCTAGGATTCCTGCTGGCCCACCCCAGTGCCACCCGCATCTTTGTGGGGCTCGTCTTCTCCGCTCTAGGTGATGCCTTCCTCATCTGGCAGGACCAGGGCTACTTTGTGCATG GTCTGCTGATGTTTGCCGTGACCCACATGCTCTACGCCTCGGCCTTTGGCATGCGGCCACTGGCTCTACGGACAGGTCTGGTGATGGCAGTGCTGTCCTGCCTGGCCTATGCTCTCCTCTACCCGTGCCTCTCAGATGCCTTCACTTATCTGGTGGGGGTCTATGTGGCCCTGATCGGCTTCATGGGCTGGCGGGCTATGGCAGGACTGCGGCTGGTCGGGGCAGCCTGGCGCTGGACTGAGCTGGCAGCAGGCAGTGGTGCGGTGCTCTTTATCATCTCAGACCTGACCATCGCCCTCAACAAGTTCTGCTTCCTCGTGCCCTACTCCCGGGCGCTCATCATGTCCACCTACTACGCTGCCCAGATGCTCATCGCCCTGTCAGCTGTTGAAAGCCGGGAGCCAATGGAAGACTACAGACTGAGCAAGGCCAACTGA
- the TMEM86A gene encoding lysoplasmalogenase-like protein TMEM86A isoform X2, whose amino-acid sequence MGEISVGRDLVIFSPCPHPWRSKGRLGSWTHHLPLPSLPHHGLSRPQVKSEGPKLVPFFKATCVYFVLWLPSTSPSWVSALIKCLPIFCLWLFLLAHGLGFLLAHPSATRIFVGLVFSALGLLMFAVTHMLYASAFGMRPLALRTGLVMAVLSCLAYALLYPCLSDAFTYLVGVYVALIGFMGWRAMAGLRLVGAAWRWTELAAGSGAVLFIISDLTIALNKFCFLVPYSRALIMSTYYAAQMLIALSAVESREPMEDYRLSKAN is encoded by the exons ATGGGGGAGATCTCCGTAGGAAGGGACTTAGTcatcttctctccctgccctcacccctggCGGAGCAAGGGCAGGCTGGGATCCTGGACCCACCATCTGCCTCTTCCCAGCCTCCCTCATCACGGTCTGAGCCGCCCTCAG GTGAAGAGTGAGGGACCCAAGCTGGTGCCCTTCTTCAAGGCCACCTGCGTGTATTTTGTGCTCTGGCTGCCTTCGACCAGCCCATCGTGGGTCAGCGCCCTCATCAAGTGCCTGCCCAtcttctgcctctggctcttcCTTCTGGCCCATGGCCTAGGATTCCTGCTGGCCCACCCCAGTGCCACCCGCATCTTTGTGGGGCTCGTCTTCTCCGCTCTAG GTCTGCTGATGTTTGCCGTGACCCACATGCTCTACGCCTCGGCCTTTGGCATGCGGCCACTGGCTCTACGGACAGGTCTGGTGATGGCAGTGCTGTCCTGCCTGGCCTATGCTCTCCTCTACCCGTGCCTCTCAGATGCCTTCACTTATCTGGTGGGGGTCTATGTGGCCCTGATCGGCTTCATGGGCTGGCGGGCTATGGCAGGACTGCGGCTGGTCGGGGCAGCCTGGCGCTGGACTGAGCTGGCAGCAGGCAGTGGTGCGGTGCTCTTTATCATCTCAGACCTGACCATCGCCCTCAACAAGTTCTGCTTCCTCGTGCCCTACTCCCGGGCGCTCATCATGTCCACCTACTACGCTGCCCAGATGCTCATCGCCCTGTCAGCTGTTGAAAGCCGGGAGCCAATGGAAGACTACAGACTGAGCAAGGCCAACTGA